A genome region from Lutra lutra chromosome 11, mLutLut1.2, whole genome shotgun sequence includes the following:
- the LOC125080891 gene encoding cytochrome c, whose protein sequence is MGDVEKGKKIFVQKCAQCHTVEKGGKHKTGPNLHGLFGRKTGQAPGFSYTDANKNKGITWGEETLMEYLENPKKYIPGTKMIFAGIKKTGERADLIAYLKKATKE, encoded by the exons atgggTGATGTTGAGAAGGGCAAGAAGATTTTTGTTCAGAAGTGTGCCCAGTGCCATACCGTGGAAAAGGGAGGCAAGCACAAGACTGGGCCAAATCTGCATGGTTTATTTGGCCGAAAGACAGGTCAGGCTCCTGGATTTTCTTACACCGATGCCAACAAGAATAAAG GCATCACCTGGGGAGAGGAGACACTGATGGAGTATTTGGAGAATCCCAAGAAGTACATCCCTGGGACAAAAATGATCTTCGCTGGCATTAAGAAGACAGGGGAAAGAGCAGACTTGATAGCTTATCTCAAAAAAGCTACTAAGGAGTAA